A stretch of the Papaver somniferum cultivar HN1 chromosome 6, ASM357369v1, whole genome shotgun sequence genome encodes the following:
- the LOC113291000 gene encoding protein terminal ear1 homolog has product MLNHDGLQDMIISEYDFLYLPIDFGSRSNLGYAFLNFTTSVAAMRFYKSFNNFSWKDSMFLNTPKICKIRPARIQGRDGNVSHFKNKYFQCDTDKFLPVLFSPPRNGSTSRTLPTPIGNCQRRRRRMHI; this is encoded by the exons ATGTTAAATCATGATGGTCTGCAGGACATGATTATTTCTGAATATGACTTCCTTTACTTGCCTATCGATTTCGG GAGTAGAAGCAACTTAGGTTATGCTTTTCTCAACTTCaccacttctgttgctgctatgagaTTTTACAAATCTTTTAACAACTTTAGTTGGAAGGATTCTATGTTCTTGAACACACCCAAGATCTGCAAGATTCGTCCTGCAAGAATTCAG GGAAGGGATGGAAATGTGAGCCACTTCAAAAACAAATACTTCCAGTGTGATACAGACAAGTTCTTGCCAGTTTTGTTTTCTCCACCTCGGAACGGTTCTACTTCACGTACTCTCCCTACACCTATTGGTAACTGtcaaaggaggaggaggaggatgcaTATTTAG
- the LOC113288229 gene encoding kinesin-like protein KIN-14F isoform X3 yields the protein MMDQGASESYLLPKQPTEEEFSLALRNGLILCNVLNKVNPGAISKVVENPILTIQSADGAAQSAIQYFENMRNFLVVVGNMKLLTFEASDLEKGGSSAKVVDCILCLKGYHEWKEAGGIGVWRYGGTVKITSLQKESSSSLSLICSSESTDESIDDSVSSNEYDQQILEFLHLSSDILLEESKAADALTFLFDRFGLELLRTYLTDRNGFDQTPLNTMLIDAVLRKVVHDFTRLLTLHGNQLGLFLKQSLKGDLDSVSKAEFIKAISKYLKQRIRGDSNDFSKLCICGGKSGEIQVTSCHNGNYLERLDHQQKLIEELKSAFQVSSADSKQVISNWEGEVKRLEHHIQGLEVTSSSYHKVLEENRLLYNQVQDLKGSIRVYCRVRPFLPGQVSGQSTVDYIGENGNIMIMNPHKQGKDARRVFSFNTVFGTNVTQEEVFADTQPLIRSVLDGFNVCIFAYGQTGSGKTYTMSGPDISTEGRWGVNYRALRDLFEISKSRIDFVSYEVSVQMIEIYNEQVRDLLVTDGSNKRLDIRNNSQLNGLNIPDASLIPVTSTRDVLDLMGTGQRNRAVGATALNERSSRSHSVLTVHVQGKELISGFTLRGCLHLVDLAGSERVDKSEAVGDRLKEAQHINRSLSALGDVIYSLAQKSTHIPYRNSKLTQVLQDSLGGQAKTLMFVHINPEVSSIGETISTLKFAERVACIELGAARSNKETGEIRELKEELSNLKLALERKEAEVEQLKSGNVRAGLESQKLRTVSPLSLPRHGIKSSLKPESVHQPIDGARPSEVRSCSTGKERRSRFPSGTTNKDPIPMTQFLPEEGVTRPGKARLASSPLRRSMSTDRAAFTRNRLELDILDNKQPTAQVQIPRRAAVNKSCASITLVPPKENHTNVSDAYNLHSRKFHHDHEDEQFKQVLNVRAGGIRKSKPEHKTRAKHQDSTKIQRTDVADSLLSEIETERKPEVACKIESSEMENEHGYIRSFTPVSKAVKKLRQNFARSSQNLEPRGMQAMEPILTSGKSENKLNPNGIIPNGKESSAISSTPNNRRGRSSPHSKFVTLP from the exons ATGATGGACCAAGGTGCTTCAGAATCCTACTTACTCCCCAAACAACCCACGGAAGAGGAATTCTCTCTCGCCCTTCGCAATGGCCTTATCCTCTGCAATGTTCTCAACAAGGTCAACCCTGGTGCCATCTCAAAG GTGGTGGAGAATCCCATCTTAACAATTCAGTCGGCGGATGGGGCAGCCCAATCTGCTATTCAGTACTTCGAAAATATgaggaatttccttgttgttgttGGCAATATGAAACTACTGACTTTTGAAGCGTCTGATTTGGAGAAG GGAGGTTCATCAGCTAAGGTTGTTGATTGTATACTATGTTTGAAAGGATATCATGAGTGGAAAGAAGCTGGTGGAATTGGAGTATGGAGATATGGTGGGACTGTAAAGATAACATCCTTACAAAAGGAGTCATCTTCTTCCTTGTCTTTAATCTGCTCCAGTGAAAGTACTGATGAGTCCATCGACGATTCTGTTTCCTCAAATGAATATGACCAACAAATATTAGAATTTCTTCATCTCtctagtgatattttacttgaagaATCTAAAGCAGCCGATGCACTGACTTTCCTCTTTGACCGTTTTGGTCTTGAGCTCCTTCGAACATATCTTACTGATCGTAATGGATTTGACCAAACACCTTTAAATACAATG CTCATTGATGCTGTTCTTAGGAAGGTGGTTCACGATTTTACGAGGTTACTAACTTTGCATGGTAATCAG CTTGGATTGTTTCTGAAGCAGAGTCTGAAAGGTGATTTGGATTCTGTTTCGAAGGCAGAATTCATCAAGGCCATTTCAAAGTATCTCAAGCAAAGAATTCGTGGGGATTCAAATGATTTTTCAAAACTCTGCATTTGTGGTGGAAAATCTGGAGAAATCCAGGTTACAAGTTGTCACAATGGTAATTATTTGGAAAGACTCGATCACCAACAGAAACTAATTGAG GAGCTAAAATCTGCATTTCAAGTGTCTAGTGCTGACTCTAAGCAGGTTATATCAAACTGGGAAGGTGAAGTTAAAAGGCTAG AACATCATATACAGGGTCTTGAAGTTACTTCATCATCTTACCACAAAGTTCTCGAGGAAAATCGTCTCTTGTATAATCAAGTACAAGATCTCAAAG GGAGTATCAGAGTATACTGCAGAGTGAGACCATTTTTGCCAGGACAAGTAAGTGGACAGTCTACGGTAGATTATATTGGAGAAAATGGAAATATCATGATCATGAATCCTCATAAGCAAGGAAAAGATGCTAGGAGGGTATTTTCATTCAACACAGTGTTCGGAACAAATGTAACCCAAG AGGAAGTGTTTGCTGATACCCAACCACTTATTAGATCAGTTTTAGACGGTTTCAATGTTTGCATATTCGCATATGGGCAAACAGGCTCCGGAAAAACGTACACAATG AGCGGGCCAGATATAAGCACAGAGGGAAGATGGGGTGTAAATTATAGAGCTCTGAGAGACTTGTTTGAAATATCAAAGTCTAGGATAGACTTCGTCTCATATGAAGTTAGCGTACAAATGATAGAAATATACAACGAGCAAGTGAGGGATCTCCTGGTAACTGACGGCTCTAACAAAAG GTTAGATATTCGGAATAATTCTCAATTGAATGGCCTCAATATACCTGATGCAAGTTTGATTCCAGTGACTTCCACTCGAGACGTTCTGGATTTGATGGGAACAGGCCAACGAAATCGTGCAGTGGGTGCTACAGCACTAAATGAACGTAGTAGTCGTTCCCATAG TGTATTAACAGTTCATGTTCAAGGGAAGGAACTAATCTCTGGATTCACTCTCCGAGGTTGCCTTCATCTAGTAGATTTAGCTGGAAGTGAGCGCGTAGACAAATCTGAGGCTGTTGGAGACAGATTAAAAGAAGCCCAGCACATCAATAGATCACTATCTGCACTTGGGGATGTTATATACTCCCTTGCACAAAAAAGTACACATATTCCTTACAGAAATAGCAAGCTAACTCAAGTACTGCAAGACTCTTTAGGTGGGCAGGCAAAAACTTTGATGTTTGTTCATATAAATCCCGAAGTTAGCTCTATTGGAGAAACAATCAGTACCCTCAAATTTGCTGAACGAGTAGCTTGTATAGAGCTTGGAGCAGCTCGTTCCAATAAAGAAACCGGAGAAATACGAGAACTGAAGGAAGAG CTCTCAAACCTCAAATTGGCGTTGGAAAGAAAAGAGGCAGAGGTGGAGCAATTAAAAAGTGGTAATGTTCGGGCAGGATTGGAGTCCCAAAAATTGAGAACAGTGTCACCTCTAAGTTTGCCTAGACATGGTATTAAATCTAGCTTAAAACCTGAAAGTGTTCACCAACCTATTGATGGGGCCAGACCCAGTGAG GTACGAAGTTGCTCTACGGGGAAAGAAAGGAGGAGTCGCTTTCCCTCAGGAACCACAAACAAGGATCCTATTCCTATGACGCAGTTCCTTCCGGAAGAAGGTGTTACAAGGCCCGGGAAGGCAAGGCTGGCATCCTCACCTTTGAGGAGATCAATGTCCACTGATCGAGCTGCCTTCACTAGAAACAGGCTCGAACTAGATATACTCGACAACAAACAACCCACAGCACAAGTGCAGATTCCAAGGAGAGCAGCTGTTAATAAATCTTGTGCTTCTATAACTTTGGTCCCACCAAAAGAGAACCATACAAACGTATCTGATGCTTACAACCTCCACTCAAGAAAATTCCACCATGACCACGAGGATGAGCAGTTTAAGCAAGTACTGAATGTTAGAGCAGGCGGCATCAGGAAAAGCAAACCTGAGCATAAGACTCGAGCTAAACATCAGGACTCAACTAAAATTCAGAGGACCGATGTCGCAGATTCATTACTTTCTGAAATAGAAACAGAAAGAAAGCCAGAAGTGGCATGCAAAATTGAATCATCAGAGATGGAAAACGAACATGGGTATATTCGATCCTTTACACCTGTTAGTAAAGCAGTTAAAAAGCTCCGTCAAAACTTTGCAAGGAGTTCTCAGAATCTTGAACCCAG GGGTATGCAGGCAATGGAGCCAATTCTGACATCAGGGAAGAGCGAGAACAAGCTTAATCCGAACGGCATAATTCCCAATGGAAAAGAAAGCAGTGCCATTTCATCCACACCCAACAACAGGAGAGGCCGGTCTTCACCTCACAGCAAATTTGTAACATTACCTTGA
- the LOC113288229 gene encoding kinesin-like protein KIN-14F isoform X2 has product MPSQEKKNTLDSSLSLSKSLMGAPLGTVAQKSHNDSNIKGPNSSSSSSSSSQYHCSSFGDKDIIDDYELAQRKAAEAAWRRYQAVEWLQKMMDQGASESYLLPKQPTEEEFSLALRNGLILCNVLNKVNPGAISKVVENPILTIQSADGAAQSAIQYFENMRNFLVVVGNMKLLTFEASDLEKGGSSAKVVDCILCLKGYHEWKEAGGIGVWRYGGTVKITSLQKESSSSLSLICSSESTDESIDDSVSSNEYDQQILEFLHLSSDILLEESKAADALTFLFDRFGLELLRTYLTDRNGFDQTPLNTMLIDAVLRKVVHDFTRLLTLHGNQSLKGDLDSVSKAEFIKAISKYLKQRIRGDSNDFSKLCICGGKSGEIQVTSCHNGNYLERLDHQQKLIEELKSAFQVSSADSKQVISNWEGEVKRLEHHIQGLEVTSSSYHKVLEENRLLYNQVQDLKGSIRVYCRVRPFLPGQVSGQSTVDYIGENGNIMIMNPHKQGKDARRVFSFNTVFGTNVTQEEVFADTQPLIRSVLDGFNVCIFAYGQTGSGKTYTMSGPDISTEGRWGVNYRALRDLFEISKSRIDFVSYEVSVQMIEIYNEQVRDLLVTDGSNKRLDIRNNSQLNGLNIPDASLIPVTSTRDVLDLMGTGQRNRAVGATALNERSSRSHSVLTVHVQGKELISGFTLRGCLHLVDLAGSERVDKSEAVGDRLKEAQHINRSLSALGDVIYSLAQKSTHIPYRNSKLTQVLQDSLGGQAKTLMFVHINPEVSSIGETISTLKFAERVACIELGAARSNKETGEIRELKEELSNLKLALERKEAEVEQLKSGNVRAGLESQKLRTVSPLSLPRHGIKSSLKPESVHQPIDGARPSEVRSCSTGKERRSRFPSGTTNKDPIPMTQFLPEEGVTRPGKARLASSPLRRSMSTDRAAFTRNRLELDILDNKQPTAQVQIPRRAAVNKSCASITLVPPKENHTNVSDAYNLHSRKFHHDHEDEQFKQVLNVRAGGIRKSKPEHKTRAKHQDSTKIQRTDVADSLLSEIETERKPEVACKIESSEMENEHGYIRSFTPVSKAVKKLRQNFARSSQNLEPRGMQAMEPILTSGKSENKLNPNGIIPNGKESSAISSTPNNRRGRSSPHSKFVTLP; this is encoded by the exons ATGCCATCACAGGAGAAGAAGAATACATTGGATTCATCACTCTCTCTTTCTAAGAGCTTAATGGGAGCACCATTAGGAACAGTAGCACAGAAAAGTCATAATGATAGTAATATCAAAGGCCCAAACTCGTCTTCGTCGTCATCATCGTCATCTCAATATCACTGCAGCTCGTTTGGTGATAAAGATATCATTGACGATTACGAGTTAGCTCAACGAAAAGCTGCAGAAGCAG CATGGAGAAGGTATCAAGCAGTGGAATGGCTACAGAAGATGATGGACCAAGGTGCTTCAGAATCCTACTTACTCCCCAAACAACCCACGGAAGAGGAATTCTCTCTCGCCCTTCGCAATGGCCTTATCCTCTGCAATGTTCTCAACAAGGTCAACCCTGGTGCCATCTCAAAG GTGGTGGAGAATCCCATCTTAACAATTCAGTCGGCGGATGGGGCAGCCCAATCTGCTATTCAGTACTTCGAAAATATgaggaatttccttgttgttgttGGCAATATGAAACTACTGACTTTTGAAGCGTCTGATTTGGAGAAG GGAGGTTCATCAGCTAAGGTTGTTGATTGTATACTATGTTTGAAAGGATATCATGAGTGGAAAGAAGCTGGTGGAATTGGAGTATGGAGATATGGTGGGACTGTAAAGATAACATCCTTACAAAAGGAGTCATCTTCTTCCTTGTCTTTAATCTGCTCCAGTGAAAGTACTGATGAGTCCATCGACGATTCTGTTTCCTCAAATGAATATGACCAACAAATATTAGAATTTCTTCATCTCtctagtgatattttacttgaagaATCTAAAGCAGCCGATGCACTGACTTTCCTCTTTGACCGTTTTGGTCTTGAGCTCCTTCGAACATATCTTACTGATCGTAATGGATTTGACCAAACACCTTTAAATACAATG CTCATTGATGCTGTTCTTAGGAAGGTGGTTCACGATTTTACGAGGTTACTAACTTTGCATGGTAATCAG AGTCTGAAAGGTGATTTGGATTCTGTTTCGAAGGCAGAATTCATCAAGGCCATTTCAAAGTATCTCAAGCAAAGAATTCGTGGGGATTCAAATGATTTTTCAAAACTCTGCATTTGTGGTGGAAAATCTGGAGAAATCCAGGTTACAAGTTGTCACAATGGTAATTATTTGGAAAGACTCGATCACCAACAGAAACTAATTGAG GAGCTAAAATCTGCATTTCAAGTGTCTAGTGCTGACTCTAAGCAGGTTATATCAAACTGGGAAGGTGAAGTTAAAAGGCTAG AACATCATATACAGGGTCTTGAAGTTACTTCATCATCTTACCACAAAGTTCTCGAGGAAAATCGTCTCTTGTATAATCAAGTACAAGATCTCAAAG GGAGTATCAGAGTATACTGCAGAGTGAGACCATTTTTGCCAGGACAAGTAAGTGGACAGTCTACGGTAGATTATATTGGAGAAAATGGAAATATCATGATCATGAATCCTCATAAGCAAGGAAAAGATGCTAGGAGGGTATTTTCATTCAACACAGTGTTCGGAACAAATGTAACCCAAG AGGAAGTGTTTGCTGATACCCAACCACTTATTAGATCAGTTTTAGACGGTTTCAATGTTTGCATATTCGCATATGGGCAAACAGGCTCCGGAAAAACGTACACAATG AGCGGGCCAGATATAAGCACAGAGGGAAGATGGGGTGTAAATTATAGAGCTCTGAGAGACTTGTTTGAAATATCAAAGTCTAGGATAGACTTCGTCTCATATGAAGTTAGCGTACAAATGATAGAAATATACAACGAGCAAGTGAGGGATCTCCTGGTAACTGACGGCTCTAACAAAAG GTTAGATATTCGGAATAATTCTCAATTGAATGGCCTCAATATACCTGATGCAAGTTTGATTCCAGTGACTTCCACTCGAGACGTTCTGGATTTGATGGGAACAGGCCAACGAAATCGTGCAGTGGGTGCTACAGCACTAAATGAACGTAGTAGTCGTTCCCATAG TGTATTAACAGTTCATGTTCAAGGGAAGGAACTAATCTCTGGATTCACTCTCCGAGGTTGCCTTCATCTAGTAGATTTAGCTGGAAGTGAGCGCGTAGACAAATCTGAGGCTGTTGGAGACAGATTAAAAGAAGCCCAGCACATCAATAGATCACTATCTGCACTTGGGGATGTTATATACTCCCTTGCACAAAAAAGTACACATATTCCTTACAGAAATAGCAAGCTAACTCAAGTACTGCAAGACTCTTTAGGTGGGCAGGCAAAAACTTTGATGTTTGTTCATATAAATCCCGAAGTTAGCTCTATTGGAGAAACAATCAGTACCCTCAAATTTGCTGAACGAGTAGCTTGTATAGAGCTTGGAGCAGCTCGTTCCAATAAAGAAACCGGAGAAATACGAGAACTGAAGGAAGAG CTCTCAAACCTCAAATTGGCGTTGGAAAGAAAAGAGGCAGAGGTGGAGCAATTAAAAAGTGGTAATGTTCGGGCAGGATTGGAGTCCCAAAAATTGAGAACAGTGTCACCTCTAAGTTTGCCTAGACATGGTATTAAATCTAGCTTAAAACCTGAAAGTGTTCACCAACCTATTGATGGGGCCAGACCCAGTGAG GTACGAAGTTGCTCTACGGGGAAAGAAAGGAGGAGTCGCTTTCCCTCAGGAACCACAAACAAGGATCCTATTCCTATGACGCAGTTCCTTCCGGAAGAAGGTGTTACAAGGCCCGGGAAGGCAAGGCTGGCATCCTCACCTTTGAGGAGATCAATGTCCACTGATCGAGCTGCCTTCACTAGAAACAGGCTCGAACTAGATATACTCGACAACAAACAACCCACAGCACAAGTGCAGATTCCAAGGAGAGCAGCTGTTAATAAATCTTGTGCTTCTATAACTTTGGTCCCACCAAAAGAGAACCATACAAACGTATCTGATGCTTACAACCTCCACTCAAGAAAATTCCACCATGACCACGAGGATGAGCAGTTTAAGCAAGTACTGAATGTTAGAGCAGGCGGCATCAGGAAAAGCAAACCTGAGCATAAGACTCGAGCTAAACATCAGGACTCAACTAAAATTCAGAGGACCGATGTCGCAGATTCATTACTTTCTGAAATAGAAACAGAAAGAAAGCCAGAAGTGGCATGCAAAATTGAATCATCAGAGATGGAAAACGAACATGGGTATATTCGATCCTTTACACCTGTTAGTAAAGCAGTTAAAAAGCTCCGTCAAAACTTTGCAAGGAGTTCTCAGAATCTTGAACCCAG GGGTATGCAGGCAATGGAGCCAATTCTGACATCAGGGAAGAGCGAGAACAAGCTTAATCCGAACGGCATAATTCCCAATGGAAAAGAAAGCAGTGCCATTTCATCCACACCCAACAACAGGAGAGGCCGGTCTTCACCTCACAGCAAATTTGTAACATTACCTTGA
- the LOC113288229 gene encoding kinesin-like protein KIN-14F isoform X1 has translation MPSQEKKNTLDSSLSLSKSLMGAPLGTVAQKSHNDSNIKGPNSSSSSSSSSQYHCSSFGDKDIIDDYELAQRKAAEAAWRRYQAVEWLQKMMDQGASESYLLPKQPTEEEFSLALRNGLILCNVLNKVNPGAISKVVENPILTIQSADGAAQSAIQYFENMRNFLVVVGNMKLLTFEASDLEKGGSSAKVVDCILCLKGYHEWKEAGGIGVWRYGGTVKITSLQKESSSSLSLICSSESTDESIDDSVSSNEYDQQILEFLHLSSDILLEESKAADALTFLFDRFGLELLRTYLTDRNGFDQTPLNTMLIDAVLRKVVHDFTRLLTLHGNQLGLFLKQSLKGDLDSVSKAEFIKAISKYLKQRIRGDSNDFSKLCICGGKSGEIQVTSCHNGNYLERLDHQQKLIEELKSAFQVSSADSKQVISNWEGEVKRLEHHIQGLEVTSSSYHKVLEENRLLYNQVQDLKGSIRVYCRVRPFLPGQVSGQSTVDYIGENGNIMIMNPHKQGKDARRVFSFNTVFGTNVTQEEVFADTQPLIRSVLDGFNVCIFAYGQTGSGKTYTMSGPDISTEGRWGVNYRALRDLFEISKSRIDFVSYEVSVQMIEIYNEQVRDLLVTDGSNKRLDIRNNSQLNGLNIPDASLIPVTSTRDVLDLMGTGQRNRAVGATALNERSSRSHSVLTVHVQGKELISGFTLRGCLHLVDLAGSERVDKSEAVGDRLKEAQHINRSLSALGDVIYSLAQKSTHIPYRNSKLTQVLQDSLGGQAKTLMFVHINPEVSSIGETISTLKFAERVACIELGAARSNKETGEIRELKEELSNLKLALERKEAEVEQLKSGNVRAGLESQKLRTVSPLSLPRHGIKSSLKPESVHQPIDGARPSEVRSCSTGKERRSRFPSGTTNKDPIPMTQFLPEEGVTRPGKARLASSPLRRSMSTDRAAFTRNRLELDILDNKQPTAQVQIPRRAAVNKSCASITLVPPKENHTNVSDAYNLHSRKFHHDHEDEQFKQVLNVRAGGIRKSKPEHKTRAKHQDSTKIQRTDVADSLLSEIETERKPEVACKIESSEMENEHGYIRSFTPVSKAVKKLRQNFARSSQNLEPRGMQAMEPILTSGKSENKLNPNGIIPNGKESSAISSTPNNRRGRSSPHSKFVTLP, from the exons ATGCCATCACAGGAGAAGAAGAATACATTGGATTCATCACTCTCTCTTTCTAAGAGCTTAATGGGAGCACCATTAGGAACAGTAGCACAGAAAAGTCATAATGATAGTAATATCAAAGGCCCAAACTCGTCTTCGTCGTCATCATCGTCATCTCAATATCACTGCAGCTCGTTTGGTGATAAAGATATCATTGACGATTACGAGTTAGCTCAACGAAAAGCTGCAGAAGCAG CATGGAGAAGGTATCAAGCAGTGGAATGGCTACAGAAGATGATGGACCAAGGTGCTTCAGAATCCTACTTACTCCCCAAACAACCCACGGAAGAGGAATTCTCTCTCGCCCTTCGCAATGGCCTTATCCTCTGCAATGTTCTCAACAAGGTCAACCCTGGTGCCATCTCAAAG GTGGTGGAGAATCCCATCTTAACAATTCAGTCGGCGGATGGGGCAGCCCAATCTGCTATTCAGTACTTCGAAAATATgaggaatttccttgttgttgttGGCAATATGAAACTACTGACTTTTGAAGCGTCTGATTTGGAGAAG GGAGGTTCATCAGCTAAGGTTGTTGATTGTATACTATGTTTGAAAGGATATCATGAGTGGAAAGAAGCTGGTGGAATTGGAGTATGGAGATATGGTGGGACTGTAAAGATAACATCCTTACAAAAGGAGTCATCTTCTTCCTTGTCTTTAATCTGCTCCAGTGAAAGTACTGATGAGTCCATCGACGATTCTGTTTCCTCAAATGAATATGACCAACAAATATTAGAATTTCTTCATCTCtctagtgatattttacttgaagaATCTAAAGCAGCCGATGCACTGACTTTCCTCTTTGACCGTTTTGGTCTTGAGCTCCTTCGAACATATCTTACTGATCGTAATGGATTTGACCAAACACCTTTAAATACAATG CTCATTGATGCTGTTCTTAGGAAGGTGGTTCACGATTTTACGAGGTTACTAACTTTGCATGGTAATCAG CTTGGATTGTTTCTGAAGCAGAGTCTGAAAGGTGATTTGGATTCTGTTTCGAAGGCAGAATTCATCAAGGCCATTTCAAAGTATCTCAAGCAAAGAATTCGTGGGGATTCAAATGATTTTTCAAAACTCTGCATTTGTGGTGGAAAATCTGGAGAAATCCAGGTTACAAGTTGTCACAATGGTAATTATTTGGAAAGACTCGATCACCAACAGAAACTAATTGAG GAGCTAAAATCTGCATTTCAAGTGTCTAGTGCTGACTCTAAGCAGGTTATATCAAACTGGGAAGGTGAAGTTAAAAGGCTAG AACATCATATACAGGGTCTTGAAGTTACTTCATCATCTTACCACAAAGTTCTCGAGGAAAATCGTCTCTTGTATAATCAAGTACAAGATCTCAAAG GGAGTATCAGAGTATACTGCAGAGTGAGACCATTTTTGCCAGGACAAGTAAGTGGACAGTCTACGGTAGATTATATTGGAGAAAATGGAAATATCATGATCATGAATCCTCATAAGCAAGGAAAAGATGCTAGGAGGGTATTTTCATTCAACACAGTGTTCGGAACAAATGTAACCCAAG AGGAAGTGTTTGCTGATACCCAACCACTTATTAGATCAGTTTTAGACGGTTTCAATGTTTGCATATTCGCATATGGGCAAACAGGCTCCGGAAAAACGTACACAATG AGCGGGCCAGATATAAGCACAGAGGGAAGATGGGGTGTAAATTATAGAGCTCTGAGAGACTTGTTTGAAATATCAAAGTCTAGGATAGACTTCGTCTCATATGAAGTTAGCGTACAAATGATAGAAATATACAACGAGCAAGTGAGGGATCTCCTGGTAACTGACGGCTCTAACAAAAG GTTAGATATTCGGAATAATTCTCAATTGAATGGCCTCAATATACCTGATGCAAGTTTGATTCCAGTGACTTCCACTCGAGACGTTCTGGATTTGATGGGAACAGGCCAACGAAATCGTGCAGTGGGTGCTACAGCACTAAATGAACGTAGTAGTCGTTCCCATAG TGTATTAACAGTTCATGTTCAAGGGAAGGAACTAATCTCTGGATTCACTCTCCGAGGTTGCCTTCATCTAGTAGATTTAGCTGGAAGTGAGCGCGTAGACAAATCTGAGGCTGTTGGAGACAGATTAAAAGAAGCCCAGCACATCAATAGATCACTATCTGCACTTGGGGATGTTATATACTCCCTTGCACAAAAAAGTACACATATTCCTTACAGAAATAGCAAGCTAACTCAAGTACTGCAAGACTCTTTAGGTGGGCAGGCAAAAACTTTGATGTTTGTTCATATAAATCCCGAAGTTAGCTCTATTGGAGAAACAATCAGTACCCTCAAATTTGCTGAACGAGTAGCTTGTATAGAGCTTGGAGCAGCTCGTTCCAATAAAGAAACCGGAGAAATACGAGAACTGAAGGAAGAG CTCTCAAACCTCAAATTGGCGTTGGAAAGAAAAGAGGCAGAGGTGGAGCAATTAAAAAGTGGTAATGTTCGGGCAGGATTGGAGTCCCAAAAATTGAGAACAGTGTCACCTCTAAGTTTGCCTAGACATGGTATTAAATCTAGCTTAAAACCTGAAAGTGTTCACCAACCTATTGATGGGGCCAGACCCAGTGAG GTACGAAGTTGCTCTACGGGGAAAGAAAGGAGGAGTCGCTTTCCCTCAGGAACCACAAACAAGGATCCTATTCCTATGACGCAGTTCCTTCCGGAAGAAGGTGTTACAAGGCCCGGGAAGGCAAGGCTGGCATCCTCACCTTTGAGGAGATCAATGTCCACTGATCGAGCTGCCTTCACTAGAAACAGGCTCGAACTAGATATACTCGACAACAAACAACCCACAGCACAAGTGCAGATTCCAAGGAGAGCAGCTGTTAATAAATCTTGTGCTTCTATAACTTTGGTCCCACCAAAAGAGAACCATACAAACGTATCTGATGCTTACAACCTCCACTCAAGAAAATTCCACCATGACCACGAGGATGAGCAGTTTAAGCAAGTACTGAATGTTAGAGCAGGCGGCATCAGGAAAAGCAAACCTGAGCATAAGACTCGAGCTAAACATCAGGACTCAACTAAAATTCAGAGGACCGATGTCGCAGATTCATTACTTTCTGAAATAGAAACAGAAAGAAAGCCAGAAGTGGCATGCAAAATTGAATCATCAGAGATGGAAAACGAACATGGGTATATTCGATCCTTTACACCTGTTAGTAAAGCAGTTAAAAAGCTCCGTCAAAACTTTGCAAGGAGTTCTCAGAATCTTGAACCCAG GGGTATGCAGGCAATGGAGCCAATTCTGACATCAGGGAAGAGCGAGAACAAGCTTAATCCGAACGGCATAATTCCCAATGGAAAAGAAAGCAGTGCCATTTCATCCACACCCAACAACAGGAGAGGCCGGTCTTCACCTCACAGCAAATTTGTAACATTACCTTGA